A section of the Rossellomorea marisflavi genome encodes:
- a CDS encoding acyl-CoA dehydrogenase — protein sequence MELRFTEEQKMMRKMVRDFADSEISPFIERMEDGEFPREILNMMAELGLMGITIPEEYGGAGMDFTSYIIAIHELSRVSATIGVILSVHTSVGTNPILYFGTEEQKQTYIPKLASGEYLGAFCLTEPSAGSDAKSLKTKAEDRGDHYVLNGSKVFITNGGEADTYIVFAVTDPDMGSRGVSAFIVEKGTEGLVIGKDEHKMGLHGSRTVQLTFEDMKVPAGNLLGKRGDGFRIAMNNLDVGRIGIAAQALGIAEAAFEFSTAYAKERAQFGKPIAAQQGIGFKLADMATSVEASKLLVYRAADFRSRGVSCGKEASMAKLFASKAAVDVSTEAIQVYGGYGYTKEYPVERLFRDAKVTEIYEGTSEIQRMVIGKHLLV from the coding sequence ATGGAACTTCGTTTCACAGAAGAGCAGAAGATGATGAGGAAGATGGTACGTGACTTTGCTGACTCTGAGATCAGTCCATTCATTGAGAGGATGGAAGATGGGGAATTTCCCAGGGAGATCCTGAATATGATGGCAGAGCTCGGATTGATGGGAATCACGATTCCTGAAGAGTATGGAGGCGCAGGAATGGATTTCACTTCCTACATCATTGCCATCCATGAGCTGTCGAGGGTGAGCGCCACCATCGGGGTCATCCTGTCGGTCCATACGTCGGTCGGCACGAATCCGATCCTTTATTTCGGTACGGAAGAACAGAAACAAACCTATATTCCGAAGCTTGCAAGCGGCGAATACCTTGGGGCATTCTGCCTGACGGAACCGAGTGCGGGATCTGATGCAAAGAGCTTGAAAACGAAGGCGGAAGACCGGGGTGACCATTATGTGTTGAACGGTTCAAAGGTCTTCATCACGAATGGTGGGGAGGCGGATACCTACATCGTGTTCGCCGTGACGGATCCCGATATGGGTAGCCGCGGCGTCTCGGCCTTCATCGTCGAGAAAGGGACGGAAGGCCTCGTGATCGGGAAGGACGAACATAAGATGGGGCTCCACGGATCACGTACGGTCCAGCTGACGTTTGAAGACATGAAGGTACCTGCCGGAAATCTTCTCGGTAAGCGCGGAGACGGATTCAGGATCGCCATGAACAATCTGGATGTGGGCCGCATCGGAATCGCGGCCCAGGCTCTTGGGATCGCTGAAGCCGCATTCGAATTTTCAACAGCTTATGCTAAAGAGCGCGCGCAGTTCGGGAAGCCGATTGCCGCCCAACAGGGCATCGGCTTTAAGCTTGCCGATATGGCAACGTCCGTGGAAGCATCGAAGCTTCTTGTATACCGGGCGGCAGATTTCCGTTCGCGGGGAGTCTCCTGCGGCAAGGAAGCGAGCATGGCCAAATTATTCGCCTCAAAAGCCGCCGTTGATGTTTCAACGGAAGCGATCCAGGTTTACGGAGGGTACGGCTATACGAAGGAATATCCCGTGGAGAGGCTTTTCAGGGATGCCAAAGTGACGGAAATCTATGAAGGTACGAGCGAGATCCAGCGGATGGTGATCGGGAAGCACCTGCTTGTTTAA
- a CDS encoding 3-hydroxybutyryl-CoA dehydrogenase, with protein MSIQKVMVIGAGQMGSGIAQVCAQAGYDVTLNDLKGEFVERGLSSIGKNLARAVEKGRMSADEKDQVTGRLSSSTDLQDAKGVDLVIEAAVENMDIKKTIFAQLDEIAPEHTILATNTSSLPITEIAAATNRPQQVIGMHFMNPVPVMKLVEIIRGLATTDEVYAAIEDMTNKLYKTPVEVEDFPGFVANRILMPMINEAVYTLYEGVASKEDIDSVMKLGMNHPMGPLTLADFIGLDTCLYIMETLHEGFGDDKYRPCPLLRKYVKAGWLGRKTGRGFYEY; from the coding sequence GTGTCGATACAAAAGGTAATGGTAATCGGAGCGGGTCAGATGGGATCAGGAATTGCCCAGGTATGTGCCCAGGCAGGATATGACGTGACACTGAACGATTTGAAAGGGGAATTCGTCGAGAGGGGCCTATCATCCATTGGAAAGAATCTTGCACGCGCCGTAGAGAAGGGCAGGATGTCTGCAGATGAAAAAGATCAGGTGACAGGAAGGTTGAGTTCATCCACTGACCTTCAGGATGCCAAAGGGGTGGACCTTGTGATCGAAGCGGCGGTTGAGAACATGGACATCAAGAAGACGATCTTCGCCCAGCTCGATGAAATCGCGCCGGAGCATACGATCCTTGCGACGAATACATCATCCCTGCCCATCACCGAGATTGCAGCGGCGACCAATCGCCCTCAACAGGTGATCGGGATGCACTTCATGAATCCCGTGCCGGTCATGAAGCTCGTTGAAATCATAAGGGGTCTGGCCACGACAGATGAAGTGTATGCAGCCATCGAAGACATGACGAATAAGCTCTATAAGACACCGGTTGAAGTGGAGGACTTCCCGGGGTTCGTGGCAAACCGGATCCTCATGCCGATGATCAATGAGGCGGTCTACACCTTGTATGAAGGGGTCGCAAGCAAGGAAGACATCGATAGTGTGATGAAGCTTGGGATGAATCACCCGATGGGCCCGCTAACGCTGGCAGATTTCATCGGACTCGATACATGCCTATACATCATGGAAACACTCCATGAAGGGTTCGGAGACGACAAGTACCGCCCATGTCCGCTCCTCAGGAAATATGTCAAGGCAGGCTGGCTTGGACGCAAGACAGGCAGAGGCTTCTACGAATATTGA